One Cryptosporidium parvum Iowa II chromosome 5, whole genome shotgun sequence DNA segment encodes these proteins:
- a CDS encoding articulin family protein yields MNSCNSLGLCSAESESPILQHNYDSVDTNGNTSFGRTNMSRRDDFCCMSDRNVEDNENDSFIPQDCCSSNPRIVEDSNQDSVSSPGGNAQIVTVPLVQEVNVRDRIIEVPEVHITQKIRQKVIVKDVIRKVPKQEIQYVDKFVEVPEVRIVDKFVSKPVTKYVERHVPKVEVREIVKEIPKIEIQYVEKIVEVPEIRVVDKIVEIPTIKHVIKEVPKIEIKEIQVEKIVKVPKIEIKQIEKERKVLGPVEYIDIPIEKIILKPNPQIIEKIVQVPIPKEVEIEVPVYNPDIRDTVEIEVDNYYTVEKEVEVPIPGRIIPVPVEVEVEKIVEVPVQVPQEHIRIVQKQVPQYIEHIRTVEIPQYQDEFVEVPQYVPMVHHTIIKPVVSQEYKELPPVVEQGDVRYVKEPPQYLETEYIHGEPIELDCNTPLPAPPSPRYTTIKVNSANNRDS; encoded by the coding sequence ATGAACTCATGTAATAGTTTGGGCTTATGCTCAGCAGAATCTGAATCTCCAATATTGCAACATAATTATGATAGTGTAGATACAAATGGAAATACATCATTTGGAAGAACAAATATGTCAAGAAGAGATGATTTTTGTTGTATGAGTGATCGAAATGTagaagataatgaaaaCGATTCATTTATACCTCAAGATTGTTGTAGTTCAAATCCAAGAATAGTAGAAGATAGCAATCAAGATTCGGTTTCATCTCCAGGAGGTAATGCTCAAATAGTAACAGTTCCACTAGTACAAGAAGTGAATGTAAGGGATAGAATAATAGAAGTTCCTGAAGTACATATAACACAGAAAATTCGTCAAAAAGTCATAGTAAAAGATGTAATTAGAAAGGTTCCAAAACAAGAAATTCAATATGTAGATAAATTTGTTGAAGTACCAGAAGTAAGAATTGTAGATAAATTTGTATCTAAACCTGTAACAAAATATGTTGAAAGGCATGTACCGAAAGTAGAAGTACGTGAAATAGTTAAGGAAATACCAAAAATTGAGATACAATATGTTGAGAAGATTGTAGAAGTACCAGAAATAAGAGTTGTAGATAAAATTGTTGAAATACCAACAATTAAACATGTAATTAAAGAAGTAccaaaaattgaaataaaagaaatacaaGTCGAAAAAATAGTTAAAGTACCAAAAATTGAGATAAAAcaaatagaaaaagaaagaaaagtatTGGGCCCAGTAGAATATATTGATATACCTATAGAAAAGATTATATTAAAGCCAAATCctcaaattattgaaaagattGTTCAAGTACCAATACCAAAAGAAGTTGAAATTGAGGTACCTGTATATAATCCAGATATTAGAGATACTGTTGAAATAGAAGttgataattattatacTGTTGAAAAAGAAGTTGAAGTTCCTATACCTGGAAGAATTATTCCTGTACCAGTTGAAGTAGAAGTTGAGAAGATTGTTGAAGTACCTGTACAAGTTCCACAAGAACATATTAGAATTGTACAAAAACAAGTACCTCAATATATTGAACACATTAGAACTGTTGAGATTCCTCAATACCAAGATGAGTTTGTTGAGGTTCCACAATATGTTCCAATGGTACATcatactattattaaaccTGTTGTATCTCAAGAATATAAAGAACTTCCTCCTGTTGTTGAGCAAGGAGATGTTAGATATGTCAAGGAGCCTCCACAGTATTTAGAAACTGAATATATTCATGGAGAGCCTATTGAACTAGACTGCAATACTCCTCTTCCAGCTCCTCCATCTCCTAGATATACTACAATTAAGGTTAACAGTGCAAATAATAGGGATAGttag